In one Oscillospiraceae bacterium genomic region, the following are encoded:
- the aroB gene encoding 3-dehydroquinate synthase, whose amino-acid sequence MRLLKVDLPGREYGIHIERGALDAAGALLRAALPRAGKVAVVTDSTVGPLYGERVLASLRTAGLEAELITVPAGESSKSVSMLEYLYDGFTDLGLTRTDAVAALGGGVVGDLAGFAAATILRGVDFVQIPTTLLAQVDSSVGGKVAVDLKAGKNLAGAFWQPRLVVMDPAVLGTLDDKTFADGMAEVIKYGCILDAGFYAFLAQRPSRTEIMAEIESVLYTCCDLKRTVVLEDERDTGRRMLLNFGHTLGHAYELAGGYTEWTHGQAVAAGMVKAAELGVALGVTPPGTAERIAVLIGCFGLPLSIPCTPAEYAAAVGLDKKGAGEDISLILLEELGRAVIHRMKKTQLLALLEE is encoded by the coding sequence ATGAGGCTGCTAAAAGTAGATCTGCCGGGCAGGGAGTACGGCATCCACATCGAACGGGGCGCACTGGACGCCGCGGGGGCCCTGCTGCGCGCCGCGCTGCCCCGGGCGGGCAAGGTGGCCGTGGTCACCGACAGCACCGTGGGCCCCCTGTACGGGGAACGGGTGCTCGCCTCCCTGCGCACGGCGGGGCTGGAGGCGGAGCTGATCACCGTGCCCGCCGGGGAGAGCTCCAAGTCCGTGTCCATGCTGGAGTACCTCTACGACGGCTTTACGGACCTGGGCCTCACCCGTACCGACGCGGTGGCCGCCCTGGGGGGCGGCGTGGTGGGGGATCTGGCGGGCTTCGCCGCCGCCACCATCCTGCGGGGGGTGGACTTTGTGCAGATCCCCACCACCCTGCTGGCCCAGGTGGACTCCTCCGTGGGGGGCAAGGTGGCGGTGGACCTGAAGGCGGGCAAGAACCTGGCCGGGGCCTTCTGGCAGCCGCGGCTGGTGGTCATGGACCCGGCCGTGCTGGGCACCCTGGACGACAAGACCTTTGCCGACGGCATGGCCGAGGTGATCAAATACGGCTGCATTCTGGACGCCGGGTTCTACGCCTTCCTGGCCCAGCGGCCCTCCCGGACCGAAATTATGGCGGAGATTGAATCCGTTTTGTATACCTGCTGCGATTTAAAACGAACCGTTGTGCTTGAGGACGAGCGGGACACCGGGCGGCGGATGCTGCTCAACTTCGGCCACACCCTGGGCCACGCCTACGAGCTGGCGGGCGGGTACACCGAATGGACCCACGGGCAGGCGGTGGCGGCGGGCATGGTGAAGGCGGCGGAGCTGGGCGTGGCGCTGGGGGTGACCCCGCCGGGCACGGCGGAGCGTATCGCGGTGCTCATCGGCTGCTTCGGGCTGCCCCTGTCCATCCCCTGCACCCCGGCGGAGTACGCCGCCGCCGTGGGCCTGGACAAGAAGGGGGCGGGGGAGGACATCTCCCTCATCCTGCTGGAGGAGCTGGGCCGGGCGGTGATC
- a CDS encoding GNAT family acetyltransferase, with protein sequence MRHLGTVTLDTGRLRLRRLGQADAPAVLRNWAGDPLVTRYLTWPAHADVSVTREYLAGLEQRYAEASTYEWGIELKSLGEPVGSISVVRHSEEAQSAQIGYCIGRKWWRQGIATEAFRAVIRFLLEEVGFNRVEARHDPRNPHSGMVMKKCGLTYEGTLRQCDRNNRGLCDAAYYGLLRGEYEQRKGEGA encoded by the coding sequence ATGCGCCATCTCGGAACGGTTACACTGGACACCGGCCGCCTGCGCCTGCGGCGGCTGGGGCAGGCGGACGCCCCGGCCGTGCTGCGCAACTGGGCGGGCGATCCGCTGGTCACCCGCTACCTCACCTGGCCCGCCCACGCGGATGTGTCGGTGACGCGGGAGTATCTCGCCGGGCTGGAGCAGCGGTACGCCGAGGCCTCCACCTATGAGTGGGGCATCGAGCTCAAGAGCCTGGGGGAGCCGGTGGGCAGCATCAGCGTGGTGCGGCACAGCGAGGAGGCGCAAAGCGCCCAGATCGGCTACTGCATCGGCCGCAAGTGGTGGCGGCAGGGGATCGCCACCGAGGCCTTCCGGGCGGTGATCCGCTTCCTGCTGGAGGAGGTGGGCTTCAACCGGGTGGAGGCCCGCCACGACCCCCGCAACCCCCACTCCGGCATGGTGATGAAAAAATGCGGCCTCACCTACGAGGGCACCCTGCGCCAGTGCGACCGGAACAACCGGGGGCTGTGCGACGCGGCCTACTACGGCCTGCTGCGCGGGGAGTATGAACAGCGGAAGGGGGAAGGGGCATGA
- a CDS encoding 3-deoxy-7-phosphoheptulonate synthase, with translation MVVVMKPGTKHEDIERLVAAFKDMHLEVGVTNGVGCTILGLVGDTTAVDMDKISINPHVERVMRVQEPYKKANRKFHPEDTVVQIGKARIGGGNFSVIAGPCSVESEAQIIEVAGDVKASGAVLLRGGAFKPRTSPYSFQGMGVDGLELLVEARGATGLPIVSEIMAPRMVEVFEEKVDLVQIGARNMQNFDLLKEVGKMSKPVLLKRGLSNSYEEWIMSAEYIMSEGNENVILCERGIRTFETYTRNTLDVSAIPAVKKMSHLPVIVDPSHAAGMSWMVEPLAMAAIAAGADGLIIEVHNDPPHAKCDGQQSLTPGQFDALMRKVEAMTALTGKNLMK, from the coding sequence ATGGTAGTGGTCATGAAGCCCGGCACGAAACACGAGGATATTGAAAGACTGGTTGCGGCGTTCAAGGACATGCACCTGGAGGTGGGGGTCACCAACGGCGTGGGCTGCACCATCCTGGGCCTGGTGGGGGACACCACGGCGGTGGACATGGACAAGATCTCCATCAACCCCCACGTGGAGCGGGTCATGCGGGTGCAGGAGCCCTACAAAAAGGCCAACCGCAAGTTCCACCCCGAGGACACGGTGGTGCAGATCGGAAAGGCCAGGATCGGCGGCGGGAACTTCTCGGTCATCGCCGGGCCCTGCTCGGTGGAGAGCGAGGCGCAGATCATCGAGGTGGCCGGGGACGTGAAGGCCTCCGGCGCGGTGCTGCTGCGGGGCGGCGCGTTCAAGCCCCGCACCTCCCCCTACTCCTTCCAGGGCATGGGAGTGGACGGCCTGGAGCTGCTGGTGGAGGCCAGGGGGGCCACCGGGCTGCCCATCGTCTCCGAGATCATGGCCCCCCGTATGGTGGAGGTGTTCGAGGAGAAGGTGGACCTGGTCCAGATCGGCGCCCGGAACATGCAGAACTTCGACCTATTGAAGGAGGTCGGCAAAATGAGCAAGCCGGTGCTGCTCAAGCGGGGCCTTTCCAACAGCTACGAGGAGTGGATCATGAGCGCCGAGTACATCATGAGCGAGGGCAACGAGAACGTGATCCTCTGCGAGCGTGGCATCCGCACCTTCGAGACCTACACCCGCAACACCCTGGACGTGTCTGCCATCCCGGCGGTGAAAAAGATGAGCCACCTGCCCGTCATCGTGGACCCCTCCCACGCCGCGGGCATGAGCTGGATGGTGGAGCCCCTGGCCATGGCGGCCATCGCCGCCGGGGCAGACGGCCTGATTATCGAGGTCCACAACGATCCCCCCCACGCCAAATGCGACGGCCAGCAGTCCCTGACCCCCGGGCAGTTCGACGCGCTGATGCGCAAGGTGGAGGCCATGACGGCCCTGACGGGAAAGAATCTGATGAAATAG
- the proS2 gene encoding proline--tRNA ligase 2, which translates to MAQDKKQVEQITDMEVDFAKWFTDVCKKAELIDYSSIKGMFIYRPYGYAIWENIQHILDGEFKKTGHENVYLPMLIPESLLQREKDHVEGFAPECAWVTYGGGDKLEERYCIRPTSETLFCEHYANIIHSHRDLPKLYNQWCSVLRWEKTSRPFLRHREFLWQEGHTMHATAEEAVAETERMFNIYADFFRDVLAIPVVKGRKTDKEKFSGAEATYTVECMMHDRKALQGGTSHYFGDGFAKAFDITFTGKDNQLHHPFQTSWGVSTRMIAGIIMVHGDNNGLVLPPRIAPVQVVVIPVAQHKPGVLEANAAVVERLRKAGIRVKMDDSDNSPGWKFAEYEMKGVPLRLELGPKDMEKNQCVLVRRDSGEKAFVCLDNIEQTVAEMMDAIHEGLYAKAKRNLEENTYACASLEEVKQKMAERGGFAKTMWCGDQACELKMKEEAGVSSRCIPLEQEHLGDTCAICGKPAKHMVYWGVAY; encoded by the coding sequence ATGGCACAGGACAAAAAGCAGGTGGAGCAGATCACCGACATGGAGGTGGACTTCGCCAAGTGGTTCACCGACGTGTGTAAGAAGGCCGAGCTCATCGACTACTCCAGCATCAAGGGCATGTTCATCTACCGCCCCTACGGCTACGCCATCTGGGAGAACATCCAGCACATCCTGGACGGGGAATTTAAAAAGACCGGGCACGAGAACGTATACCTGCCCATGCTGATCCCCGAGTCCCTGCTCCAGCGGGAGAAGGACCACGTGGAGGGCTTCGCGCCCGAGTGCGCCTGGGTGACCTACGGCGGCGGGGACAAGCTGGAGGAGCGCTACTGCATCCGCCCCACCTCCGAGACCCTGTTCTGTGAGCACTACGCCAATATCATCCACTCCCACCGGGACCTGCCCAAGCTGTACAACCAGTGGTGCAGCGTGCTGCGCTGGGAGAAGACCTCCCGCCCCTTCCTGCGCCACCGGGAGTTCCTCTGGCAGGAGGGCCACACCATGCACGCCACCGCCGAGGAGGCCGTGGCCGAGACCGAGCGCATGTTCAATATCTACGCCGACTTCTTCCGCGACGTGCTGGCCATCCCCGTGGTGAAGGGCCGCAAGACCGATAAGGAGAAGTTCTCCGGCGCCGAGGCCACCTACACCGTGGAGTGCATGATGCACGACCGCAAGGCCCTCCAGGGCGGCACCTCCCACTACTTTGGGGACGGCTTCGCCAAGGCCTTCGACATCACCTTCACCGGCAAGGACAACCAGCTCCACCACCCCTTCCAGACCTCCTGGGGCGTGTCCACCCGCATGATCGCCGGCATCATCATGGTCCACGGCGACAATAACGGCCTGGTGCTGCCCCCCCGCATCGCCCCCGTCCAGGTGGTGGTCATCCCCGTGGCCCAGCACAAGCCGGGCGTGCTGGAGGCAAACGCGGCCGTGGTGGAGCGCCTGCGTAAGGCGGGCATCCGGGTGAAGATGGACGACTCCGACAACTCTCCCGGCTGGAAGTTCGCGGAGTACGAGATGAAGGGCGTGCCCCTGCGCCTGGAGCTGGGCCCCAAGGACATGGAGAAGAACCAGTGCGTGCTGGTGCGCCGGGACTCCGGCGAGAAGGCCTTCGTCTGCCTGGACAACATCGAGCAGACCGTGGCCGAGATGATGGACGCCATCCACGAGGGCCTGTACGCCAAGGCCAAGCGGAACCTGGAGGAGAACACCTACGCCTGCGCCTCCCTGGAGGAGGTCAAGCAGAAGATGGCCGAGCGGGGCGGCTTCGCCAAGACCATGTGGTGCGGCGACCAGGCGTGCGAGCTCAAGATGAAGGAGGAGGCCGGGGTTTCCTCCCGCTGCATCCCCCTGGAGCAGGAGCACCTGGGCGACACCTGCGCCATCTGCGGAAAACCCGCCAAGCACATGGTATACTGGGGCGTGGCGTACTAA
- a CDS encoding fructokinase: MQRVPGGGGRGGIIMPDVVALGELLIDFAAEGAGEDGYPVLRAQPGGAPANFLAALAKYGAKTALIGKVGADAFGALLLDTLRRAGIETRGVVEDPEAFTTLAFVTLDGRGERTFSFARKPGADTLLRAGEVDFGLIGEAHCFHFGSLSLTDEPARAATRAAAACARAAAACARAGGKLVTFDPNLRRPLWRDLAEARRQMLWGMGQADVVKLSGEEGEFLFSAGPERTARILLEEYGVALAFVTLGPGGCYCATRRHSCTVPAPAGIRPVDTTGAGDIFGGAAVCRLLELGKAPEALEREELADVARFACAAAGLSTQRRGGIPSVPGRDEVEALLAGARPSFVSSL, from the coding sequence GTGCAACGAGTACCCGGCGGCGGTGGAAGGGGAGGGATAATCATGCCGGACGTGGTGGCGCTGGGCGAGCTGCTGATCGACTTTGCCGCCGAGGGGGCGGGGGAGGACGGGTATCCCGTCCTCCGGGCCCAGCCCGGCGGCGCGCCCGCCAATTTCCTGGCCGCCCTGGCCAAATACGGGGCGAAAACCGCCCTGATCGGCAAGGTGGGGGCGGACGCCTTCGGCGCGCTGCTGCTGGACACCCTGCGCCGGGCGGGGATTGAGACGCGGGGAGTGGTGGAGGACCCGGAGGCCTTCACCACCCTGGCCTTCGTCACCCTGGACGGGCGGGGCGAGCGGACCTTCTCCTTCGCCCGCAAGCCGGGGGCGGACACCCTGCTGCGGGCCGGGGAGGTGGACTTCGGGCTCATCGGAGAGGCGCACTGCTTTCACTTCGGCTCCCTCTCCCTCACCGACGAGCCCGCCCGGGCCGCCACCCGGGCGGCGGCGGCCTGCGCCCGGGCGGCGGCGGCCTGCGCCCGGGCGGGCGGAAAGCTGGTCACCTTCGACCCCAACCTGCGCCGCCCCCTCTGGCGGGATCTGGCCGAGGCCAGGCGCCAGATGCTGTGGGGCATGGGGCAGGCCGACGTGGTAAAGCTGAGCGGGGAGGAGGGGGAGTTCCTCTTCTCCGCCGGGCCGGAGCGCACCGCCCGCATCCTGCTGGAGGAGTACGGCGTGGCGCTGGCCTTCGTCACCCTGGGGCCGGGGGGCTGTTACTGCGCCACCCGGCGGCATTCCTGCACGGTCCCGGCCCCGGCCGGCATCCGGCCGGTGGACACCACCGGCGCGGGGGACATCTTCGGCGGCGCGGCGGTGTGCCGCCTGCTGGAGCTGGGCAAGGCCCCGGAGGCGCTGGAGCGGGAGGAGCTTGCGGACGTCGCCCGCTTCGCCTGCGCGGCGGCCGGGCTGTCCACCCAGCGGCGGGGCGGCATCCCCAGCGTGCCCGGACGGGACGAGGTGGAGGCCCTGCTGGCAGGGGCGCGGCCGTCATTTGTATCCTCTTTGTAA
- a CDS encoding cystathionine beta-lyase → MYDFDRVLERRGTNSAKWDFSFFVQPEADGDTIPMWVADMDFACAPEIIGAIRERLDRSPVLGYSSYICPRYFRAVCGWYQRRYGWYIHSDSVVVTKGVVPAIKSLILALTGPGDGVVINMPVYYPFFNTIQATGRTVVNSPLAERDGYYTLDFADLEEKLARPENKLLLFCNPHNPTGRVWSREELARVGELCRRCGVVLVSDEIHGDLTRTGCGYTPVAALFPGEEFIITCTAPSKTFNLAGMGLSNIVIPSAEHRKALEGIDGVPQLANPLSIAATQAAYECGDAWVDTLRAYLDGSMELLADFLRRRLPRARFRVPEGLYLAWVDVSAYRSDGPALERELVERGKILLECGERFGAGGGGFIRINCACPRSMLLEGLGRIAGCLEGGAEIHPLPRSAADERMRPVRPPAVGEGCVACGACAAACPEHAISPADPHVTDPQRCTLCLRCVSACPTLARRADA, encoded by the coding sequence ATGTACGATTTCGACCGTGTCCTGGAGCGCCGGGGCACCAACAGCGCCAAGTGGGACTTCTCCTTTTTCGTCCAGCCCGAGGCCGACGGGGACACCATCCCCATGTGGGTGGCCGACATGGACTTCGCCTGCGCCCCCGAGATCATCGGGGCCATCCGGGAGCGGCTGGACCGCAGCCCCGTCCTGGGCTACAGCAGCTACATCTGCCCCCGCTACTTCCGGGCGGTGTGCGGCTGGTACCAGCGCCGCTACGGCTGGTATATCCACTCGGACAGCGTGGTGGTCACCAAGGGCGTGGTGCCCGCCATCAAGAGCCTGATCCTGGCGCTGACCGGGCCGGGGGACGGCGTGGTCATCAACATGCCGGTGTACTACCCCTTCTTCAACACCATCCAGGCCACCGGCCGCACCGTGGTCAACAGCCCCCTGGCCGAGCGGGACGGGTACTACACCCTGGACTTCGCGGATCTGGAGGAGAAGCTGGCCCGGCCGGAAAACAAGCTGCTGCTCTTCTGCAACCCCCACAACCCCACCGGCCGGGTGTGGAGCCGGGAGGAGCTGGCCCGGGTGGGGGAGCTGTGCAGGCGCTGCGGCGTGGTCCTCGTCTCCGACGAGATCCACGGCGACCTCACCCGGACGGGGTGCGGCTACACCCCCGTGGCCGCCCTGTTCCCCGGTGAGGAGTTCATCATCACCTGCACCGCCCCCAGCAAGACCTTCAACCTGGCGGGCATGGGCCTGTCCAACATCGTCATCCCCAGCGCGGAACACCGGAAGGCGCTGGAGGGGATCGACGGCGTGCCCCAGCTGGCCAACCCCCTGTCCATCGCGGCCACCCAGGCCGCGTACGAATGCGGGGACGCCTGGGTGGACACGCTGCGGGCCTATCTGGACGGCAGCATGGAGCTGCTGGCGGACTTTCTGCGCCGGCGGCTGCCCCGCGCCCGCTTCCGCGTGCCCGAGGGGCTCTACCTGGCCTGGGTGGACGTGTCGGCCTACCGTTCCGACGGCCCGGCCCTGGAGCGGGAGCTGGTGGAGCGGGGTAAAATCCTGCTGGAGTGCGGCGAGCGCTTCGGCGCGGGGGGCGGGGGGTTCATCCGCATCAACTGCGCCTGCCCCCGCAGCATGCTGCTGGAGGGGCTGGGGCGCATCGCCGGGTGCCTGGAGGGCGGGGCGGAGATCCACCCGCTGCCCCGGAGCGCGGCGGACGAGCGTATGCGCCCCGTGCGCCCTCCCGCCGTGGGGGAGGGGTGCGTAGCCTGCGGCGCCTGCGCCGCCGCCTGCCCGGAGCACGCCATCTCCCCCGCCGACCCCCATGTGACCGACCCCCAGCGCTGCACCCTGTGCCTGCGCTGTGTTTCCGCCTGCCCCACCCTGGCGCGGCGGGCCGACGCCTAA
- a CDS encoding amidohydrolase: MSLLEELSPYRSDVIRWRRDFHMYPELGFQEKRTSGIVRSLLDSFGLEVLTGFCPAETAVIGVLNTGLPGPTVALRADMDALPMQDEKDVPYRSRNDGVCHACGHDGHTAALLGVARYLSRHREGLRGTVKFVFQPAEEGPAPGGAKLILESGALDGVDYMVGAHQSTYTSTGQILGKYGQTCASGDVFDLIVEGRGTHGCSPHEGSDVVLTAGQIVAAWHTVLSRRIDPMQSAVLSVCSVQAGEPGTKNVLPGRAVVSGTVRTFDEGVRERVISCMDSAAGHICAMNGCTCRFERTALYPSFSNDKSVTDTVLEAARAVVGERGVFLAPEPSTGCEDFAWYANAIPSSFFMYGVKNEAKGIVYGGHHPKFDLDEDALPVSMAVLIETTKRLLARPERVNA; the protein is encoded by the coding sequence ATGAGCCTTTTGGAAGAGCTCTCCCCCTACCGCAGCGACGTGATCCGCTGGCGGCGGGATTTCCACATGTACCCCGAGCTGGGCTTTCAGGAGAAGCGCACCTCCGGCATCGTGCGCAGCCTGCTGGACAGCTTCGGGCTGGAGGTGCTCACCGGCTTCTGCCCGGCGGAGACGGCGGTCATCGGCGTGCTGAATACCGGCCTGCCCGGCCCCACGGTGGCCCTGCGGGCCGACATGGACGCGCTGCCCATGCAGGACGAAAAGGACGTGCCCTACCGCTCCCGGAACGACGGGGTGTGCCACGCCTGCGGGCACGACGGCCACACCGCCGCCCTGCTGGGGGTGGCCCGCTACCTGTCCCGGCACCGGGAGGGCCTGCGGGGGACGGTGAAATTCGTCTTCCAGCCCGCCGAGGAGGGCCCCGCCCCCGGCGGGGCCAAGCTCATCCTGGAGTCGGGCGCGTTGGACGGCGTGGACTATATGGTGGGGGCCCACCAGAGCACCTACACCTCAACCGGGCAGATTCTGGGCAAATACGGCCAGACCTGCGCCAGCGGAGACGTGTTCGACCTGATTGTGGAGGGCAGGGGGACCCACGGGTGCAGTCCCCACGAAGGCAGCGACGTGGTCCTCACCGCGGGCCAGATCGTCGCCGCCTGGCACACCGTGCTCTCCCGGCGCATCGACCCCATGCAGAGCGCGGTGCTCTCGGTGTGCTCGGTGCAGGCCGGGGAGCCGGGCACCAAGAACGTGCTGCCCGGCCGGGCGGTGGTGTCGGGCACCGTGCGCACCTTCGACGAGGGGGTGCGGGAGCGGGTGATCTCCTGCATGGACTCCGCCGCGGGGCATATCTGCGCCATGAACGGCTGCACCTGCCGCTTCGAGCGCACGGCCCTGTACCCCTCCTTCTCCAACGACAAATCCGTCACCGATACGGTGCTGGAGGCGGCCCGGGCGGTGGTGGGGGAGCGGGGCGTCTTCCTGGCGCCGGAGCCCTCCACCGGCTGCGAGGACTTCGCCTGGTACGCCAACGCCATCCCCTCCAGCTTCTTCATGTACGGCGTGAAAAACGAGGCCAAGGGCATCGTCTACGGGGGGCACCACCCCAAATTCGACCTGGACGAGGACGCGCTGCCCGTGTCCATGGCGGTGCTGATCGAGACCACAAAACGGCTGCTGGCGCGGCCGGAGAGGGTGAACGCATAG
- a CDS encoding ABC transporter ATP-binding protein, which produces MNADTLLEVRHLKKYFKTKRGTLHAVDDVNFSIGRGRTLGVVGESGCGKSTTGRVVLRLLEATEGEILFEGKDIRALKGPALRRQRREMQMIFQDPFSSLDPRRTVSESIAEPMRLAGMSGGRGEELDKVFALMETVGLAERLVNAYPHELDGGRRQRIGIARALSVDPKFIVCDEPVSALDVSIQAQILNLMQELQAQRNLTYIFITHNLSVVNHFADDIAVMYLGQIVERSPVEELFAHPTHPYTQALLAAIPVPSIHRRRERVVLRGEISSPVDPKPGCRFANRCPHATAACREADPALREVGPGHFVACTLV; this is translated from the coding sequence ATGAACGCGGATACGCTGCTGGAGGTCAGGCACCTCAAAAAGTACTTCAAGACCAAGCGGGGCACCCTCCACGCCGTGGACGACGTGAACTTCTCCATCGGGCGCGGGCGCACCCTGGGCGTGGTGGGGGAGTCGGGCTGCGGCAAGTCCACCACAGGCCGGGTAGTGCTGCGGCTGCTGGAGGCCACCGAGGGGGAGATCCTCTTCGAGGGGAAGGACATCCGCGCCCTCAAGGGCCCGGCCCTGCGCCGCCAGCGCCGGGAGATGCAGATGATATTCCAGGACCCCTTCTCCTCCCTGGACCCCCGCAGGACGGTGAGCGAGTCCATCGCCGAGCCCATGCGCCTGGCCGGCATGTCGGGCGGGCGGGGGGAGGAGCTGGACAAGGTCTTCGCCCTGATGGAGACGGTGGGGCTGGCCGAGCGGCTGGTGAACGCCTACCCTCACGAGCTGGACGGCGGCCGCCGCCAGCGCATCGGCATCGCCCGGGCCCTGTCGGTGGACCCCAAGTTCATCGTCTGCGACGAGCCGGTGTCCGCCCTGGACGTGTCCATCCAGGCCCAGATCCTCAACCTGATGCAGGAGCTCCAGGCCCAGCGCAACCTGACCTACATTTTCATCACCCATAACCTGAGCGTGGTCAACCACTTTGCCGACGACATCGCGGTGATGTACCTGGGGCAGATCGTGGAGCGCTCCCCGGTGGAGGAGCTCTTTGCCCACCCCACCCACCCCTATACCCAGGCCCTGCTGGCCGCCATCCCCGTCCCCAGCATCCACCGCAGGCGGGAGCGGGTGGTGCTCAGGGGGGAGATCAGCTCCCCCGTGGACCCCAAGCCGGGCTGCCGGTTCGCCAACCGCTGCCCCCACGCCACCGCCGCCTGCCGGGAGGCCGACCCGGCGCTGCGTGAGGTGGGGCCGGGCCACTTCGTGGCCTGTACCCTGGTCTGA
- a CDS encoding dipeptide/oligopeptide/nickel ABC transporter ATP-binding protein: MKTLEIEDLAVSFRSDQETVHAINGLSLSVDKGKTLGLVGETGAGKTTTGLAILNLVPNPPGVIEGGRILLDGVDVLTLPEKEMERIRGDKVSMIFQDPMTSLNPVMTVEEQIAEVVAIHRGCSEKEALAAAGDMLEKVGIPRDRGGEYPHQFSGGMKQRVVIAIALACNPSLLIADEPTTALDVTIQAQVLEMMKDLKAQYDTAIIMITHDLGIVAEICDEVSVVYAGRIVEHGALEDIFDRTKHPYTEGLFNSLPNIETRQAKLKPIRGLMPDPSNLPAGCAFCPRCDYALPCCGAEKPPRIDLSPTHYVECHLYRAENRGKCREVER; this comes from the coding sequence ATGAAAACACTGGAAATCGAAGATCTGGCGGTCAGCTTCCGAAGCGACCAGGAGACGGTCCACGCCATCAACGGCCTGTCCCTGTCGGTGGACAAGGGCAAGACCCTGGGCCTGGTGGGGGAGACCGGCGCGGGCAAGACCACCACGGGCCTGGCCATATTAAACCTGGTGCCCAATCCCCCCGGCGTCATCGAGGGGGGGCGGATCCTGCTGGACGGGGTGGACGTGCTCACCCTGCCCGAGAAGGAGATGGAGCGCATACGGGGGGACAAGGTGTCCATGATCTTCCAGGACCCCATGACCTCCCTCAACCCGGTAATGACGGTGGAGGAGCAGATCGCCGAGGTGGTGGCCATCCACCGCGGCTGCTCCGAGAAGGAGGCCCTGGCCGCCGCCGGGGACATGCTGGAGAAGGTGGGCATCCCCCGGGACCGGGGCGGCGAGTACCCCCACCAGTTCTCCGGCGGCATGAAGCAGCGGGTGGTCATCGCCATCGCCCTGGCCTGCAACCCCAGCCTGCTCATCGCCGACGAGCCCACCACCGCCCTGGATGTGACCATCCAGGCCCAGGTGCTGGAGATGATGAAGGATTTGAAAGCCCAGTACGACACGGCCATCATCATGATCACCCACGACCTGGGCATCGTGGCGGAGATCTGCGACGAGGTGTCGGTGGTCTACGCCGGGCGCATCGTGGAGCACGGCGCCCTGGAGGACATCTTCGACCGCACCAAGCACCCCTACACCGAGGGGCTGTTCAACTCCCTGCCCAATATCGAGACGCGGCAGGCCAAATTGAAGCCCATCCGGGGCCTGATGCCCGACCCCAGCAACCTGCCCGCGGGCTGCGCCTTCTGCCCCCGCTGCGACTACGCCCTGCCCTGCTGCGGGGCCGAAAAGCCGCCCCGGATCGATCTCAGCCCCACCCACTACGTGGAGTGCCACCTCTACCGGGCGGAAAACCGGGGCAAATGCAGGGAGGTGGAGCGATGA
- a CDS encoding peptide ABC transporter permease: METASTADLRKKYKKKSQAAEAWRRLTKNKMAMLGLAILVVFLLIAIFADVIADYDTVVIKQDIAGRLQGPSGAHWFGTDEYGRDIFARLVHGTRISLIVGFASVVVGVVIGGLLGAVAGYYGGKVDNVIMRLLDIVLAVPAILLCMAIIAAFGTSTANLIFAIGVSNVAKFARVVRASVITLKDQEFVESARAAGCTEFAIILRHIIPNCLAPIIVQFTLRVAYAILATSSLSFLGIGVLPPAPEWGAMLSGGRTFIRDSSYITIFPGIAIMLTILALNLLGDGLRDALDPRLK, encoded by the coding sequence ATGGAAACGGCATCCACAGCGGATCTGCGGAAAAAGTACAAAAAGAAGAGCCAGGCGGCGGAGGCCTGGCGCAGGCTGACCAAGAACAAGATGGCCATGCTGGGCCTGGCCATCCTGGTGGTCTTCCTCCTCATCGCCATCTTTGCCGACGTGATCGCCGACTACGACACGGTGGTCATCAAGCAGGACATCGCCGGGCGGCTCCAGGGGCCCAGCGGCGCCCACTGGTTCGGCACCGACGAGTACGGGCGGGACATCTTCGCCCGCCTGGTCCACGGCACCCGCATCTCCCTCATCGTGGGCTTCGCCTCGGTGGTGGTGGGCGTGGTCATCGGCGGCCTGCTTGGCGCGGTGGCCGGGTATTACGGCGGCAAGGTGGACAACGTCATCATGCGCCTTTTGGACATCGTGCTGGCCGTGCCCGCCATCCTGCTGTGCATGGCGATTATCGCGGCCTTCGGCACCTCCACGGCCAACCTGATTTTCGCCATCGGCGTGTCCAACGTGGCCAAATTCGCCCGGGTGGTGCGGGCCTCGGTCATCACCCTGAAGGACCAGGAGTTCGTGGAGTCGGCCCGGGCGGCGGGGTGCACGGAGTTCGCCATCATCCTCCGGCACATCATCCCCAACTGCCTGGCCCCCATCATCGTGCAGTTCACCCTGCGGGTGGCCTACGCCATCCTGGCCACCTCCTCCCTCAGCTTCCTGGGCATCGGCGTGCTGCCGCCCGCCCCGGAGTGGGGGGCCATGCTCTCCGGCGGGCGCACCTTTATCCGGGACAGCAGCTATATCACCATCTTCCCGGGCATCGCCATCATGCTGACCATCCTGGCGCTCAACCTGCTGGGGGACGGCCTGCGCGACGCCCTGGACCCCAGGCTGAAGTAA